Proteins from a genomic interval of Luteibacter pinisoli:
- a CDS encoding NAD(P)H-hydrate dehydratase codes for MSAPHLDTALFTSAQARAIDRRAIDELGIPGFELMSRAAAAAFAQLRRHWPEARRLRIVCGAGNNGGDGYLVGRDALAAGLQVDLLALGTPAEGGDAAAAREAFLAAGGTLYGVADDDALATPDVIVDAIYGTGLNRAPEGEAKDAIEAINAAGVPVLALDIPSGLSADTGSCPGVAVRATATATFIVHKRGLHTHLAELAGEIVLHALGLPASLRETPDATLLRPQGLPPRPRDSHKGSNGHVLAIGGDHGTGGAVRMAAEAAARTGAGLVSVATREQNVLAMNAARPELMAHAVDGPQSLQPMLDKASVLAIGPGLGQAAWGHALWVTALDSGKPTVLDADGLNLLHAEPRVLPAAIVLTPHPGEASRLLGIPTAEIQADRFAAVRALARRFEAVVVLKGNGSLIGAPDGRVAVCPWGNPGMASGGMGDTLTGIIAGLLGQGCNPFEAACLGVGLHARAADAAARDGERGLLAGDLLVPLRRLINGLEA; via the coding sequence ATGAGCGCTCCCCACCTCGATACCGCCCTCTTCACGTCCGCCCAGGCGCGCGCCATCGACCGGCGGGCGATCGACGAGCTGGGCATCCCCGGGTTCGAGCTGATGTCGCGCGCGGCCGCCGCTGCGTTCGCCCAGCTGCGGCGCCACTGGCCGGAAGCGAGGCGCCTGCGCATCGTCTGCGGCGCTGGCAATAACGGGGGCGACGGCTACCTGGTCGGGCGCGATGCCCTGGCCGCTGGCCTGCAGGTGGACCTGCTTGCGCTGGGAACGCCGGCCGAAGGCGGTGATGCCGCGGCAGCGCGCGAGGCCTTCCTGGCCGCCGGTGGCACGCTGTACGGGGTGGCGGACGACGATGCCCTGGCGACGCCGGATGTCATCGTCGACGCCATCTACGGCACCGGCCTCAACCGCGCGCCGGAAGGCGAGGCGAAAGACGCCATCGAGGCGATCAACGCCGCTGGCGTGCCCGTCCTCGCCCTCGACATCCCGTCGGGCCTCTCGGCCGACACCGGCTCGTGCCCGGGTGTCGCCGTGCGTGCCACGGCGACCGCCACCTTCATCGTCCACAAGCGCGGCTTGCATACCCATCTCGCCGAGCTCGCGGGCGAGATCGTGCTGCATGCGCTGGGCCTGCCGGCTTCCCTGCGTGAAACGCCCGATGCCACATTGCTGCGCCCGCAGGGCCTGCCGCCGCGTCCCCGTGACTCGCACAAGGGCAGCAATGGCCACGTACTGGCCATCGGTGGCGACCATGGCACCGGCGGCGCCGTACGTATGGCCGCCGAGGCCGCGGCGCGCACGGGCGCCGGGCTGGTCAGCGTCGCCACGCGCGAACAGAACGTGCTGGCGATGAACGCCGCGCGCCCGGAGCTGATGGCGCATGCCGTGGACGGCCCGCAATCCCTGCAGCCGATGCTCGACAAGGCCTCGGTCCTGGCCATCGGCCCCGGCCTCGGCCAGGCCGCGTGGGGCCACGCCCTGTGGGTAACCGCCCTGGATTCGGGCAAGCCGACGGTGCTCGACGCCGATGGTCTCAACCTGCTGCATGCCGAGCCGCGCGTGTTACCGGCCGCCATCGTGCTCACCCCGCACCCGGGCGAGGCCAGCCGCCTGCTCGGCATCCCCACGGCCGAGATCCAGGCCGACCGGTTCGCCGCCGTCCGGGCACTGGCTCGCCGCTTTGAAGCCGTGGTGGTGCTGAAGGGCAACGGCAGCCTCATCGGCGCACCCGATGGTCGCGTGGCCGTCTGCCCCTGGGGCAACCCGGGCATGGCCAGTGGCGGGATGGGTGACACGCTGACGGGCATCATCGCCGGCCTCCTTGGCCAGGGCTGCAACCCCTTCGAGGCGGCCTGCCTGGGCGTGGGCCTGCACGCCCGCGCCGCCGATGCGGCCGCCCGTGATGGCGAGCGTGGCCTCCTGGCCGGCGACCTGCTTGTACCGTTGCGCCGACTCATTAACGGCCTGGAGGCGTGA
- the tsaE gene encoding tRNA (adenosine(37)-N6)-threonylcarbamoyltransferase complex ATPase subunit type 1 TsaE: protein MELTLADEAATIALGRRVAAALPGGLVAFLHGDLGAGKTTFARAFLQALGVGERVKSPTYSLVEGYEFGDRRAFHLDLYRIADPGELEWLGLDSLAEPGAIVLVEWPERGAGALPPVDLELSFRHEGSGRSVGFVPHSEAGRRLVDALS from the coding sequence ATGGAACTGACCCTGGCCGATGAGGCCGCCACGATCGCCCTGGGCCGCCGCGTTGCCGCGGCGCTGCCCGGCGGCCTCGTCGCCTTCCTGCACGGCGACCTTGGCGCCGGCAAGACCACTTTCGCCCGCGCATTCCTGCAGGCGCTGGGCGTGGGTGAGCGGGTGAAAAGCCCGACGTACAGCCTGGTCGAAGGCTATGAGTTCGGCGACCGCCGCGCCTTCCATCTTGATCTTTACCGCATTGCCGACCCCGGCGAACTCGAATGGCTCGGCCTCGACAGCCTGGCCGAGCCGGGCGCCATCGTGCTGGTGGAATGGCCCGAGCGCGGCGCGGGCGCGCTGCCGCCCGTGGATCTCGAACTGAGCTTCCGCCACGAGGGCAGTGGCCGCAGCGTGGGCTTTGTCCCGCACTCCGAGGCAGGTCGCCGGCTGGTCGACGCGCTGTCCTGA
- a CDS encoding N-acetylmuramoyl-L-alanine amidase, protein MRGITTKLRVLACVTAVATLAPAASQAADVKAARVWAGPEYTRVVFDLSGPATYKMSQGDTPGSVVLDIAGSAVAPDFSAPGGQGLFKSMSTGKQGGTARLTATVDAKAKPKSFLLKPAGDYGYRLVLDLYPGGQTDPGDNPVSDDDTPSVSKAMADAPADAPAATVSKGRGKTIPAGVPPMAGGRKVVVAIDAGHGGEDPGAKGATGLREKDVTLMVARELADQINRQPGMQAVLTRNGDYFIPLKRRYQIAREHNADMFVSIHADAFKNSDAKGSSVWVLSPRGKTSEASRWLADRENRADLVGGVSLDDKDDSLAAVLLDLQQGYAMQASEQIAGNVLKALGSLGPTHRGYVERANFVVLRSPDVPSILVETAFITNPSEETRLRDSGHRRELANAVLGGVRNYFESMPPPGTWFAAQAARRNGTYVASTPAPVEADGSDDATDAKPVAKAPTRATAKAPVVSKPAKMVAQADAPAKKSGGSRADDNIRDLHRVGRGETLTGIAQQYGISVGSLKLANKMNDNTVRVGTVMVIPSG, encoded by the coding sequence ATGAGGGGAATCACTACCAAACTAAGGGTTCTTGCGTGCGTGACCGCCGTCGCGACGCTGGCCCCTGCCGCTTCGCAGGCGGCTGACGTGAAGGCGGCGCGCGTATGGGCAGGCCCCGAGTACACGCGCGTGGTCTTCGACCTTTCCGGTCCGGCCACCTACAAGATGTCCCAGGGCGACACCCCGGGCAGCGTGGTGCTGGATATCGCCGGCAGCGCCGTCGCGCCTGATTTCTCGGCGCCGGGCGGGCAGGGCCTGTTCAAGTCCATGAGCACCGGCAAGCAGGGCGGCACCGCGCGCCTGACCGCCACCGTGGACGCGAAGGCCAAGCCGAAGAGCTTCCTGCTCAAGCCGGCCGGCGACTACGGCTACCGCCTGGTCCTGGACCTGTACCCCGGCGGCCAGACCGACCCGGGCGACAACCCGGTAAGCGATGACGACACCCCGTCGGTGTCGAAAGCCATGGCTGACGCGCCGGCCGACGCCCCCGCCGCCACGGTGTCGAAGGGCCGCGGCAAGACCATCCCCGCGGGCGTGCCGCCCATGGCGGGCGGCCGCAAGGTCGTGGTGGCCATCGATGCCGGCCACGGCGGCGAAGATCCGGGCGCCAAGGGCGCCACGGGCCTGCGCGAGAAAGACGTCACCCTGATGGTGGCCCGCGAGCTGGCCGACCAGATCAACCGCCAGCCCGGCATGCAGGCCGTGCTGACCCGCAACGGCGATTACTTCATCCCGCTGAAGCGGCGCTACCAGATCGCCCGCGAGCACAACGCGGACATGTTCGTGTCGATCCACGCGGACGCGTTCAAGAACAGCGACGCCAAGGGCTCCTCGGTGTGGGTGCTGTCGCCGCGTGGCAAGACCTCCGAAGCCTCGCGCTGGCTGGCCGATCGCGAAAACCGCGCCGACCTGGTCGGTGGCGTGTCGCTGGATGACAAGGACGACTCGCTGGCCGCCGTGCTCCTCGACCTGCAGCAGGGCTATGCCATGCAGGCCTCCGAGCAGATCGCCGGCAACGTGCTGAAGGCGCTGGGCAGCCTTGGCCCGACCCATCGCGGCTACGTGGAGCGCGCCAACTTCGTGGTGCTGCGCTCGCCGGACGTGCCGTCGATCCTGGTGGAAACCGCGTTCATCACCAATCCCTCGGAAGAAACCCGCCTGCGTGACAGCGGGCACCGCCGCGAGCTGGCGAATGCCGTGCTGGGTGGCGTGCGCAACTATTTCGAATCCATGCCCCCGCCGGGCACGTGGTTCGCCGCCCAGGCGGCGCGCCGTAACGGCACCTACGTGGCGTCCACGCCGGCGCCTGTCGAGGCGGACGGCAGCGATGACGCGACGGATGCCAAGCCGGTGGCGAAGGCCCCCACCCGCGCCACGGCGAAGGCACCGGTGGTGTCGAAGCCCGCGAAAATGGTGGCCCAGGCCGATGCGCCGGCGAAGAAATCCGGTGGCAGCCGCGCGGACGACAATATCCGCGACCTGCACCGCGTCGGCCGTGGCGAAACCCTTACTGGCATCGCCCAGCAGTACGGTATTTCCGTGGGTTCGCTGAAGCTCGCGAACAAGATGAACGACAACACGGTGCGCGTCGGCACCGTGATGGTCATCCCCTCGGGCTGA
- the mutL gene encoding DNA mismatch repair endonuclease MutL codes for MPIRPLPPELINQIAAGEVIERPASVVKELVENSIDAGARRIDVDIEQGGVRLIRVRDDGGGIPREELPLAVASHATSKIASFDDLERVASMGFRGEALASVSSVARFALTSRHAGHDEAWRIEVDGGKYTDARPAQHPPGTTIEVRDLFYNVPARRKFLRAERTEFAHIDDLLKSLALAREGVDIRLTHNGKPVRLLKPARDEHAALARVAEVLGPDFPGQALRVEHEAAGMRLSGWVGLPTASRGQADQQYFYVNGRLVRDRIVAHAVRQAYADVLFHGRHPVFVLFLELDPAGVDVNVHPAKSEVRFREQRLIHDFLFRTLHEALSQTRAGAAAPESPMPVAAAAGSAFESRASQPMASMPAWPMPSSQSRLNLGVREEPLADYATLLGDTRNAPTAFAPRPSTAWSPTQAQDPEQGDDVPPLGYAIAQLKNIYVLAENAHGLVLVDMHAAHERITYEKLKNGRVTASLRSQMMLVPLSIAVSAKEAAAAEEHADALAEWGLELSRSGPSGVVVRRIPSLLEGADVGQLTRDVLSELAQHGSSRRLEELENELLSTMACHGSVRAGRRLGLPEMNALLREMEATERSGQCNHGRPTWVQLSLFELDKLFLRGR; via the coding sequence ATGCCCATCCGTCCCCTTCCGCCCGAGCTGATCAACCAGATCGCCGCCGGTGAAGTCATCGAACGCCCCGCGTCGGTGGTGAAGGAACTCGTGGAAAACAGCATCGATGCCGGCGCCCGCCGCATCGATGTCGACATCGAGCAGGGCGGCGTGCGGCTCATCCGCGTCCGCGACGATGGCGGTGGCATTCCGCGTGAGGAACTGCCACTGGCCGTCGCCTCGCACGCCACCAGCAAGATCGCCAGCTTCGATGACCTCGAGCGCGTCGCCAGCATGGGCTTCCGCGGCGAAGCGCTGGCCTCGGTATCGTCGGTGGCGCGCTTCGCGCTCACCTCGCGCCATGCCGGTCACGACGAGGCCTGGCGTATCGAAGTGGATGGTGGCAAGTACACCGATGCGCGTCCGGCGCAGCATCCGCCTGGCACCACGATCGAAGTACGCGACCTGTTCTACAACGTGCCCGCCCGGCGCAAGTTCCTCCGCGCCGAACGCACCGAGTTCGCGCACATCGACGACCTGCTCAAGTCGCTGGCGCTCGCCCGCGAAGGCGTCGATATCCGGCTGACCCACAACGGCAAGCCGGTGCGCCTGTTGAAGCCCGCGCGCGACGAGCACGCGGCGCTCGCTCGCGTGGCCGAAGTGCTCGGCCCCGACTTCCCCGGCCAGGCGCTGCGTGTTGAACACGAAGCCGCTGGCATGCGCCTCTCCGGCTGGGTGGGCTTGCCCACCGCATCGCGCGGCCAGGCCGACCAGCAGTATTTCTACGTCAACGGGCGGCTGGTGCGCGATCGCATCGTGGCGCACGCCGTGCGCCAGGCCTATGCCGACGTCCTGTTCCACGGCCGTCATCCGGTGTTCGTGCTGTTCCTCGAGCTCGACCCCGCCGGCGTCGATGTGAACGTGCACCCGGCGAAGAGCGAAGTGCGCTTCCGCGAGCAGCGCCTGATCCACGACTTCCTGTTCCGCACGCTGCACGAAGCGCTGTCACAGACGCGCGCGGGCGCGGCGGCTCCGGAGTCACCGATGCCGGTGGCGGCCGCGGCGGGCAGCGCGTTCGAATCGCGCGCGTCGCAGCCGATGGCATCGATGCCCGCATGGCCGATGCCATCGAGCCAGTCACGCCTCAACCTGGGTGTGCGCGAAGAGCCGCTGGCCGACTACGCCACGTTACTGGGCGACACGCGCAACGCGCCCACGGCGTTTGCGCCGCGGCCGTCCACGGCGTGGTCGCCCACGCAGGCGCAGGACCCGGAGCAGGGCGATGACGTGCCCCCGCTGGGCTACGCCATCGCGCAGCTGAAGAACATCTACGTGCTCGCGGAAAACGCACATGGCCTCGTGCTGGTCGACATGCACGCGGCACACGAACGCATCACCTACGAGAAGCTCAAGAACGGCCGCGTCACCGCAAGCCTGCGTTCGCAGATGATGCTGGTGCCGCTGTCCATCGCCGTTAGCGCGAAGGAAGCCGCCGCCGCGGAAGAGCACGCCGACGCGCTGGCGGAGTGGGGCCTGGAGCTCTCACGCAGCGGCCCTTCTGGCGTGGTCGTGCGTCGTATTCCTTCCCTGCTGGAAGGCGCTGACGTGGGCCAGCTCACGCGCGATGTGCTCAGCGAGCTCGCGCAGCACGGCAGCTCACGCCGTCTGGAAGAACTCGAAAACGAACTGCTTTCCACGATGGCCTGCCACGGTTCGGTCCGTGCCGGGCGCCGTCTTGGCTTGCCAGAAATGAATGCTCTCCTGCGTGAAATGGAAGCCACCGAGCGCAGCGGCCAGTGCAACCACGGCCGCCCCACCTGGGTGCAGCTCTCGCTGTTCGAGCTGGACAAACTGTTCCTCCGCGGAAGATAA
- a CDS encoding DUF1684 domain-containing protein, which translates to MIRTLALASVVAIATGNAIASDDLTATVQKARADRLSALTAPDGWLSLIGLEWLQPGANRIGSATDNDIVLKAGPAHLGTITLDDSGTATIELAKNSGALVDGREVERATLMDDAPGHTPTEVRFGTAHFFIIARDGRKALRVKDENAETRTHFVGLDYFDIDPSWRVVADWVPFDPPHELEIGSVLGTIDKEKVPGKAVFKRDGQTFELYPIQEEPDSLFFVFADRTSGKETYGAARFLDTPLAKDGKLVLDFNQARNPPCAFTPYATCPLAPPENRLDVRITAGEKNYRGSHH; encoded by the coding sequence ATGATTCGTACGCTCGCCCTCGCTTCCGTCGTGGCCATCGCCACCGGCAACGCCATCGCCTCCGACGACCTGACGGCCACGGTGCAGAAGGCTCGCGCCGACCGGCTTTCGGCGCTCACCGCGCCCGATGGCTGGCTGAGCCTGATCGGCCTGGAATGGCTGCAGCCCGGTGCCAACCGTATCGGCAGCGCTACGGACAACGACATCGTGCTGAAGGCCGGGCCCGCCCACCTCGGCACCATCACGCTGGACGACAGTGGCACGGCCACCATCGAGCTGGCGAAGAACAGCGGTGCGCTGGTCGACGGTCGCGAGGTGGAGCGCGCCACGCTGATGGACGATGCACCGGGCCACACGCCGACCGAAGTACGCTTCGGCACGGCGCACTTTTTCATCATCGCCCGCGATGGCCGCAAGGCCCTTCGCGTGAAGGATGAAAACGCCGAAACGCGCACGCACTTCGTGGGGCTCGATTACTTCGACATCGACCCGTCGTGGCGCGTGGTGGCCGACTGGGTGCCCTTCGATCCGCCGCATGAGCTGGAGATCGGCTCGGTGCTCGGCACCATCGACAAGGAGAAGGTGCCGGGCAAGGCGGTGTTCAAGCGTGACGGCCAGACCTTCGAGCTGTACCCGATCCAGGAAGAACCGGACTCGCTGTTCTTCGTGTTTGCCGACCGTACCAGCGGCAAGGAAACCTATGGCGCGGCGCGCTTCCTAGACACGCCGCTGGCGAAGGACGGCAAGCTGGTGCTGGATTTCAACCAGGCGCGCAACCCGCCGTGCGCGTTCACGCCGTACGCGACCTGCCCGCTGGCACCGCCGGAGAACCGGCTGGATGTGCGCATCACAGCCGGTGAGAAGAACTACCGGGGGTCACACCACTAA
- a CDS encoding enoyl-CoA hydratase/isomerase family protein → MAFRTLITTDRGPVRTITVNRPDKLNALNRETIGELTLAFRQAQQDDAVRAVVLAGAGEKAFVAGADISEMTAWSPVKAQAASRAGQELMLTIERLGKPVIAKIQGYALGGGMELAMACHLRVASEKAKFGQPEIGLGLIPGFGGTQRLTRLAGRGAALELCLLGQQIDATRAEKLGVVTRVVAADELDASVDTMADQLAAAAPLALKGILEAVIEGGECAIDQGLAFETQGFAIAFSTDDMREGTSAFLERRKPAFKGT, encoded by the coding sequence ATGGCCTTCCGCACCCTGATCACCACCGACCGCGGCCCCGTCCGCACGATTACCGTCAACCGTCCGGACAAGCTCAACGCGCTGAACCGCGAAACCATCGGCGAGCTGACCCTGGCCTTCCGCCAGGCCCAGCAGGACGATGCGGTGCGCGCGGTGGTGCTGGCCGGCGCCGGCGAAAAGGCCTTTGTCGCAGGTGCGGATATCTCGGAAATGACCGCGTGGTCGCCGGTGAAGGCCCAGGCCGCGTCACGCGCCGGGCAGGAACTGATGCTGACGATCGAGCGCCTTGGCAAGCCGGTGATCGCGAAGATCCAGGGCTACGCGCTGGGCGGCGGCATGGAACTGGCCATGGCCTGCCACCTGCGCGTGGCCAGCGAGAAGGCGAAGTTCGGCCAGCCGGAAATCGGCCTCGGGCTGATCCCGGGCTTTGGTGGCACGCAGCGACTCACCCGCCTTGCCGGCCGTGGCGCCGCGCTGGAGCTCTGCCTGCTGGGCCAGCAGATCGACGCCACCCGCGCCGAGAAGCTGGGCGTGGTGACCCGCGTGGTCGCCGCTGATGAACTCGATGCCAGCGTGGACACCATGGCCGACCAGCTGGCCGCCGCGGCGCCGCTCGCGCTGAAGGGCATCCTCGAAGCGGTGATCGAAGGCGGCGAGTGCGCCATCGACCAGGGCCTCGCGTTTGAAACGCAGGGCTTCGCCATCGCCTTCTCGACCGACGACATGCGCGAAGGCACCAGCGCCTTCCTCGAACGCCGCAAGCCGGCGTTCAAGGGCACCTGA
- a CDS encoding FKBP-type peptidyl-prolyl cis-trans isomerase yields the protein MSPTRLLAIVLSLCCGTAFAQAAPQAPAAGAPVIDKTKLSYAIGYQIGTQFANSAQPDVDIAILVKALQDGYAKRAPGVPIDVMQQQLVNFDAKVQRDSVVEFRRVATANAQRSTDFLAKNKSRQGVITLPSGIQYNVLERGHGPQAQVTSTVVVNYRGALIDGTEFDSSYAHGKPVTFTVNRVIPGWQDVIPRMHVGDKWRVVIPPQLAYGERGELPRIGPNEALVFEIELVDIRQ from the coding sequence ATGTCACCCACGCGTCTGCTAGCCATCGTCCTAAGCCTTTGCTGTGGAACGGCCTTTGCCCAGGCGGCGCCCCAGGCGCCGGCCGCCGGCGCACCCGTCATCGACAAGACGAAGCTCTCGTACGCCATCGGCTACCAGATCGGCACGCAGTTCGCGAACAGCGCGCAGCCCGATGTGGATATCGCCATCCTGGTGAAGGCCCTGCAGGATGGCTACGCCAAGCGCGCGCCGGGCGTGCCCATCGACGTCATGCAGCAGCAGCTGGTGAATTTCGATGCCAAGGTGCAGCGCGACTCCGTGGTGGAATTCCGCCGCGTAGCCACCGCCAACGCCCAGCGAAGCACCGATTTCCTTGCCAAAAACAAGTCTCGCCAGGGTGTCATCACCCTGCCGTCGGGCATCCAGTACAACGTGCTGGAGCGTGGCCATGGCCCGCAGGCGCAGGTGACCAGCACCGTCGTCGTCAACTACCGCGGCGCGCTGATCGACGGCACCGAGTTCGACAGCTCCTACGCCCATGGCAAGCCGGTGACCTTTACCGTCAACCGGGTCATCCCCGGCTGGCAGGACGTGATCCCGCGCATGCACGTGGGCGACAAGTGGCGCGTGGTGATCCCGCCGCAGCTGGCCTATGGCGAGCGCGGTGAACTGCCGCGCATCGGCCCCAACGAGGCCCTGGTGTTCGAGATCGAACTGGTCGACATCCGCCAGTAG
- a CDS encoding DUF1289 domain-containing protein, with the protein MAIAPPPSAALPLTPCTGVCRLDARGLCEGCLRTGGEIAAWRTLSDEQKLWIMDEVLPHRQGS; encoded by the coding sequence ATGGCCATCGCTCCTCCTCCTTCCGCCGCGCTTCCGCTGACTCCGTGTACCGGCGTCTGCCGGCTCGACGCGCGTGGCCTTTGCGAAGGCTGCCTGCGCACGGGCGGCGAAATCGCCGCATGGCGCACGCTCAGCGACGAGCAGAAGCTCTGGATCATGGATGAAGTGCTTCCGCATCGGCAGGGCAGCTGA
- a CDS encoding CoA pyrophosphatase → MDDLLARLHGALLPLEAPPGPHGWNHDDMVRLIGDVPRRRAAVLIGIRDDREQNVLFTLRTDTLQQHAGQVAFPGGRVEASDADVVATALRESREEIGLDERFVTPLGYLEAMETISGFSVTPVVARIAANAPLKPDPGEVAEVFEVPFAFFTDPANLRRYRMDFRGHNREMVEFLHAGYRIWGATAAMLFNLLKRMGHVPC, encoded by the coding sequence ATGGACGACCTGCTGGCGCGGCTGCACGGTGCATTGCTTCCGCTGGAAGCGCCTCCCGGCCCGCACGGCTGGAACCACGATGACATGGTGCGCCTCATCGGCGACGTGCCCCGTCGGCGGGCCGCGGTGCTGATCGGCATCCGCGACGATCGCGAACAGAACGTGCTGTTTACCCTGCGCACCGACACCTTGCAGCAACACGCCGGCCAGGTCGCGTTTCCGGGTGGCCGCGTGGAAGCCAGCGACGCGGACGTCGTCGCCACGGCACTGCGCGAGAGCCGCGAGGAGATTGGCCTGGACGAGCGCTTCGTCACGCCGCTGGGTTACCTGGAAGCGATGGAAACCATCAGCGGTTTCAGCGTCACGCCGGTGGTCGCGCGCATCGCGGCCAACGCGCCGCTGAAGCCCGATCCGGGCGAAGTGGCGGAAGTCTTCGAAGTCCCGTTCGCCTTTTTTACCGACCCGGCCAACCTCCGCCGCTACCGGATGGATTTTCGCGGGCACAATCGCGAGATGGTGGAGTTCCTGCATGCGGGGTACCGCATCTGGGGCGCCACGGCGGCCATGCTGTTCAACCTGCTGAAGCGGATGGGCCACGTGCCATGCTGA
- a CDS encoding sulfurtransferase, with the protein MLISRTLIDVATAADLPPAEVLFVDCRVDLADRQKGDHEYAASHIPGAVRADLERDLSDMVTPANGRGRHPLPERALFEAFLATIGWRPDVQVVAYDSAGGALAAARFWWLARLAGLDNVAVLDGGWPAWLAANRPVDSVVPVRERTSVEACFDEAGTVSAAELTAGLASGHVVLLDARAAPRYRGDVEPLDPVAGHVPGARNRPFADNLDAQGLFRRPEELRKAFEGLIGLTEPENVVHMCGSGVTACHNLLAMEYAGLCGSRLYAPSWSGWVSDRSRDVATGDH; encoded by the coding sequence ATGCTGATTTCCCGCACCCTGATCGACGTGGCCACCGCCGCGGACCTTCCGCCGGCCGAAGTGCTGTTCGTCGACTGCCGCGTCGACCTCGCCGATCGGCAGAAAGGCGATCACGAATACGCGGCCTCGCACATTCCCGGCGCCGTGCGCGCCGACCTCGAGCGCGACCTCTCTGACATGGTGACCCCGGCCAACGGTCGCGGACGCCATCCCCTGCCGGAGCGTGCGCTGTTCGAGGCCTTCCTGGCGACCATCGGCTGGCGGCCGGATGTCCAGGTCGTTGCCTACGACAGCGCGGGCGGCGCGCTCGCCGCGGCACGGTTCTGGTGGCTGGCGCGACTGGCCGGGCTCGACAACGTGGCGGTGCTCGACGGGGGCTGGCCCGCGTGGCTGGCGGCGAATCGGCCCGTGGACAGCGTCGTGCCCGTGCGCGAACGGACCAGCGTCGAAGCCTGTTTCGACGAGGCCGGCACGGTCTCGGCCGCGGAACTCACGGCGGGCCTCGCCAGCGGGCACGTCGTGCTGCTGGATGCACGCGCGGCCCCACGCTATCGCGGCGACGTGGAGCCGCTGGATCCCGTGGCCGGGCATGTTCCCGGCGCGCGTAACCGGCCCTTCGCCGACAACCTGGACGCGCAGGGCCTGTTCCGTCGTCCGGAAGAACTGCGCAAGGCATTCGAAGGGCTGATCGGGCTGACCGAGCCCGAGAACGTGGTGCACATGTGTGGCTCGGGCGTCACCGCGTGCCACAACCTGCTGGCCATGGAATACGCGGGCCTGTGTGGTTCACGCCTGTACGCGCCGTCGTGGTCGGGCTGGGTCTCCGATCGCTCGCGGGACGTGGCGACCGGGGACCACTGA
- a CDS encoding oxidoreductase, whose translation MQPISTGLIGYGTAGAFFHAPLIAAAEGLRLAAIGSRRADEIARDFPEARAYADPQDLIRDPGIALVVIASPNDTHASLARAALDAGKHVVVDKPFTLNAAEAEALIALAAEKQRQLSVFQNRRWDNDFLTVRRLVEDGRLGEVVYFEAHFDRFRPEIKQGWRETEVPGSGLLYDLGAHLIDQALVLFGLPRAVTADVTRQRAAAKADDYFHLVLDYGHRRAVLHASVLVRDPGPRYLVHGDGGSFVKYGIDGQEAALREGKRPGGTGWGEDDPAYFGRFTDVDGTGTTIDTLPGRYTAYYDGVAAAIRGEGDLPVLAHEARDVIRVIEAAQVSARERRTVPL comes from the coding sequence ATGCAACCCATTTCTACCGGCCTGATCGGCTACGGCACCGCAGGCGCCTTCTTCCATGCACCCCTGATCGCTGCCGCCGAAGGACTCCGCCTGGCCGCCATCGGCAGCCGCCGCGCCGATGAGATTGCCCGCGACTTCCCCGAGGCACGCGCCTACGCCGATCCGCAGGACCTGATCCGCGACCCCGGGATCGCGCTGGTGGTGATCGCCTCGCCCAACGACACCCACGCGTCGCTGGCTCGCGCCGCGCTCGACGCAGGCAAGCACGTCGTCGTCGATAAACCCTTCACGCTGAATGCGGCCGAGGCGGAGGCGTTGATCGCGCTGGCCGCAGAGAAGCAGCGCCAGCTGTCGGTGTTCCAGAACCGCCGCTGGGACAACGACTTCCTCACCGTGCGCCGCCTGGTCGAAGACGGGCGCCTCGGCGAGGTCGTGTATTTCGAAGCGCATTTCGACCGCTTCCGGCCCGAGATCAAGCAGGGCTGGCGTGAGACCGAGGTGCCGGGTTCAGGGTTGCTCTACGACCTAGGCGCGCACCTGATCGACCAGGCGCTGGTACTGTTCGGCCTGCCGCGTGCGGTGACCGCCGACGTGACCCGCCAGCGTGCGGCGGCGAAGGCGGACGATTACTTCCACCTCGTGCTCGACTACGGCCACCGCCGGGCCGTGCTGCATGCGTCCGTGCTGGTGCGTGATCCCGGCCCGCGCTACCTCGTCCACGGCGATGGCGGCAGCTTCGTGAAGTACGGCATCGACGGCCAGGAAGCGGCGCTGCGCGAAGGCAAGCGTCCCGGTGGCACAGGCTGGGGTGAGGATGATCCGGCCTACTTCGGCCGCTTCACCGATGTGGATGGCACCGGGACCACCATTGACACCCTGCCCGGCCGTTACACCGCGTATTACGACGGCGTGGCCGCAGCGATTCGCGGCGAGGGCGACCTGCCCGTGCTGGCGCACGAAGCGCGCGACGTTATCCGCGTGATCGAAGCGGCGCAGGTATCGGCGCGGGAACGCCGTACCGTCCCGCTCTGA